The Saccharopolyspora gloriosae genome has a segment encoding these proteins:
- a CDS encoding ATP-binding domain-containing protein — protein sequence MSNARADRGPDRTDDLTAEQQYVSTLYDKLDELRRDATKRLTDTLRQTGGTPQARTERDISTTMYTDKLTQLSAVEHGLCFGRLDLDSDEVFHIGRLGLFDEEREYEPLLIDWRAPAARPFYLATAAARDGVWRRRHLRSKWRTVVELEDEILDLDAGEQGSDLGLAGEATLLAALDARRTGQMGDIVATIQAEQDRIIRAPMNGVLVVQGGPGTGKTAVALHRAAFLLYTYREQLTKRGVLVVGPNSTFLRYIGQVLPSLGETGVLLSTAGELFPGVSATAAESAEAAEIKGRGVMVNVLNSAVRDRQQVPKEPIEVLFDREPLSVGKNLVSNARSRARRSRKPHNHARKIFRKEMISGLTNQVADRLGRDLLDRRDLDDIGAELRSDDAVNEVLDSLWPQLTPQRVLDELFSVPKRLTTAARKHLSDQERQTLLRPPGSEWTPADASLLDELAELIGEDDSKAREEQARQEREELAYAQGVLHLMEQDEEIADEERLRVSDVLDAELLAQRHRTRSDLTAAERAAEDRTWTFGHIIVDEAQELSEMAWRVLMRRCPSRSMTLVGDIAQTGALGGAASWDEVLSPYVMDRWQLAELTVNYRTPAEIMAVAADVLDALDTDLDAPTSVRTSGHEPWLRQVPEAELPAALPELVRAELDAIDGTLAVLLPPEHLREVGGRIAEQVPEAEVGAQPEGLEARAVVLTVEQAKGLEFDSVLVADPDRVLDESAHGLNDLYVALTRATQRLGVVHTGEALPEVLAALGKD from the coding sequence TTGTCCAACGCCCGAGCAGATCGGGGACCCGACCGCACCGACGACCTGACCGCCGAGCAGCAGTACGTCTCGACGCTCTACGACAAACTCGACGAACTCCGCAGGGACGCCACGAAACGGCTCACCGACACGCTTCGCCAGACCGGCGGCACGCCGCAGGCCCGCACCGAACGCGACATCTCCACCACCATGTACACGGACAAGCTGACCCAGCTCAGCGCGGTGGAACACGGGTTGTGCTTCGGACGGCTCGACCTGGACAGCGACGAGGTGTTCCACATCGGACGTCTCGGCCTGTTCGACGAGGAACGCGAATACGAACCGCTGCTGATCGACTGGCGGGCACCGGCGGCCCGGCCGTTCTACCTGGCCACCGCCGCCGCCCGCGACGGCGTGTGGCGGCGCCGCCACCTGCGCAGCAAATGGCGCACCGTGGTCGAGCTCGAAGACGAGATCCTCGACCTCGACGCAGGTGAGCAGGGCAGCGATCTCGGCCTCGCCGGGGAGGCGACGCTGCTGGCGGCGCTGGACGCGCGACGCACCGGGCAGATGGGCGACATCGTCGCCACCATCCAGGCCGAGCAGGACCGCATCATCCGCGCCCCCATGAACGGGGTGCTGGTGGTGCAGGGCGGTCCCGGCACCGGCAAGACGGCGGTGGCGCTGCACCGCGCCGCGTTCCTGCTCTACACCTACCGCGAGCAGCTCACCAAGCGCGGTGTGCTCGTGGTCGGGCCGAACTCGACATTCCTGCGCTACATCGGGCAGGTGCTGCCGTCGCTAGGTGAGACCGGTGTGCTGCTGTCCACGGCGGGCGAACTGTTCCCCGGCGTGTCGGCGACCGCGGCCGAATCCGCCGAAGCGGCCGAGATCAAGGGCCGCGGCGTGATGGTGAACGTGCTCAACTCGGCCGTGCGCGACCGCCAGCAGGTCCCGAAGGAACCCATCGAGGTCCTGTTCGACCGGGAACCGCTGTCGGTGGGCAAGAACCTCGTCTCGAACGCCCGCAGCCGCGCCCGCCGGTCCCGGAAACCGCACAACCACGCGCGCAAGATCTTCCGCAAGGAAATGATCTCCGGGCTGACCAACCAGGTCGCCGACCGGCTCGGCCGGGACCTGTTGGACCGGCGCGATCTCGACGACATCGGCGCCGAACTGCGCTCCGACGACGCGGTGAACGAGGTCCTGGACTCGCTGTGGCCGCAGCTGACCCCGCAGCGGGTGCTCGACGAGCTGTTCAGCGTCCCGAAGCGGCTCACCACCGCCGCCCGCAAGCACCTGTCCGACCAGGAACGGCAGACGCTGCTGCGCCCGCCGGGCTCGGAGTGGACGCCCGCGGACGCCTCGCTGCTGGACGAACTGGCCGAGCTGATCGGTGAGGACGACTCGAAGGCCCGCGAAGAACAGGCCCGCCAGGAACGCGAAGAACTCGCCTACGCCCAAGGCGTGCTGCACCTGATGGAGCAGGACGAGGAGATCGCCGACGAGGAACGGCTGCGGGTCTCCGACGTGCTCGACGCGGAACTGCTGGCGCAACGCCACCGCACCCGCAGCGACCTCACCGCCGCCGAACGCGCCGCCGAAGACCGCACCTGGACGTTCGGGCACATCATCGTCGACGAAGCGCAGGAACTGTCGGAGATGGCGTGGCGAGTGCTGATGCGGCGCTGCCCGAGCCGGTCGATGACGCTGGTCGGCGACATCGCGCAGACCGGTGCGCTCGGCGGCGCGGCCTCCTGGGACGAGGTGCTCTCGCCGTACGTGATGGACCGGTGGCAGCTCGCCGAGCTGACGGTGAACTACCGGACGCCCGCCGAGATCATGGCGGTCGCCGCCGACGTGCTCGACGCGCTCGACACCGACCTGGACGCGCCGACCTCGGTGCGCACCAGCGGGCACGAACCGTGGCTCCGGCAGGTGCCGGAGGCGGAACTGCCCGCGGCGCTGCCGGAACTGGTGCGCGCCGAACTCGACGCCATCGACGGGACGCTCGCCGTGCTGCTGCCTCCCGAACACCTCCGCGAAGTGGGCGGGCGGATCGCCGAGCAGGTGCCGGAAGCGGAAGTCGGTGCTCAGCCGGAAGGGCTGGAGGCGCGGGCCGTGGTGCTCACCGTGGAACAAGCCAAGGGCTTGGAGTTCGACTCGGTGCTGGTCGCCGACCCGGACCGGGTGCTCGACGAGTCGGCGCACGGGCTCAACGACCTGTACGTCGCGCTGACCCGCGCGACGCAGCGCCTCGGCGTGGTGCACACCGGCGAAGCACTGCCGGAGGTGCTCGCGGCGCTCGGGAAGGACTGA
- a CDS encoding glutamate synthase subunit beta: MADPKGFLKFSRAEAPKRSYDERLGDWREVYAALSTSDQKAEVSTQAARCMDCGVPFCHSGSAGCPLGNLIPEWNDQVRRGQWDRASERLHATNNFPEFTGKLCPAPCEAACVLAISPDAGGAVTIKRVEETIAEVGWQQDQVQPQPAEVHTGYRVAVVGSGPAGLAAAQQLTRAGHEVTVYERDDRLGGLLRYGIPEFKMEKSVLDRRLGQMRAEGTKFVTGCEVGADLTVQQLRAGHDAVVLAVGALRGRDDRTVPGRDLDGVHLAMEHLVPANKELEGDGPTSISAHGKHVVVIGGGDTGADCYGTATRQGALSVTQLDQYPQPPTQRDDDLSPWPTWPYLLRTYPAHEEAGERKFAVAVEEFVGDDEGHVRAVRLREVRVERDANGKRQVVPVSDAPEEVPCDLALFAIGFEGVEHMPLLGGLGIELSGRGTIGCGSDWETTAPGVFVCGDAHRGASLVVWAIAEGRSVAGAVDAHLTGASDLPSPVHPTALPLATV, from the coding sequence GTGGCTGACCCGAAGGGTTTCCTGAAGTTCTCCCGAGCCGAGGCCCCGAAGCGGTCCTACGACGAGCGTCTCGGCGACTGGCGCGAGGTCTACGCCGCACTGTCCACATCGGACCAAAAGGCGGAGGTGTCCACGCAGGCCGCGCGCTGCATGGACTGCGGCGTCCCCTTCTGCCACTCCGGTTCGGCGGGCTGCCCGCTGGGCAACCTCATCCCGGAGTGGAACGACCAGGTCCGTCGCGGCCAGTGGGATCGGGCGAGCGAGCGGCTGCACGCGACGAACAACTTCCCCGAGTTCACCGGCAAGCTCTGCCCCGCCCCGTGCGAGGCGGCCTGCGTGCTGGCGATCTCTCCCGACGCCGGGGGAGCGGTGACGATCAAGCGGGTCGAGGAGACCATCGCGGAGGTCGGCTGGCAACAGGACCAGGTGCAGCCACAGCCCGCGGAGGTCCACACCGGGTACCGGGTGGCCGTGGTCGGCTCGGGTCCGGCGGGCTTGGCCGCCGCCCAGCAGCTCACGCGTGCCGGGCACGAGGTCACGGTCTACGAACGGGACGATCGCCTCGGCGGCCTGCTCCGCTACGGCATTCCCGAGTTCAAGATGGAGAAGTCCGTCCTGGACCGCCGGTTGGGGCAGATGCGCGCCGAGGGCACCAAGTTCGTCACCGGCTGCGAGGTCGGCGCCGACCTGACGGTGCAGCAGCTGCGGGCGGGCCACGACGCGGTGGTCCTCGCGGTGGGCGCGCTGCGCGGCCGCGACGACCGCACGGTGCCGGGGCGGGACCTCGACGGCGTGCACCTGGCGATGGAGCACCTGGTGCCCGCGAACAAGGAGCTCGAGGGCGACGGGCCGACGTCGATCTCCGCGCACGGCAAGCACGTCGTGGTCATCGGCGGCGGCGACACCGGTGCCGACTGCTACGGCACGGCGACCAGGCAGGGCGCGCTGAGCGTGACGCAGCTCGACCAGTACCCGCAGCCGCCGACGCAGCGCGACGACGACCTCTCGCCGTGGCCGACGTGGCCGTACCTCTTGCGCACCTACCCGGCGCACGAGGAGGCGGGGGAGCGGAAGTTCGCCGTCGCGGTGGAGGAGTTCGTCGGCGACGACGAGGGCCACGTTCGCGCGGTGCGGCTGCGCGAGGTGCGTGTGGAGCGCGACGCGAACGGCAAGCGGCAGGTCGTGCCGGTCTCCGACGCCCCCGAGGAGGTGCCGTGCGATCTGGCGCTGTTCGCGATCGGGTTCGAGGGCGTGGAGCACATGCCGCTGCTCGGTGGCCTCGGCATCGAGTTGTCCGGGCGCGGCACCATCGGCTGCGGTTCGGACTGGGAGACGACGGCGCCGGGAGTGTTCGTCTGCGGTGACGCGCACCGCGGTGCGTCGCTGGTCGTGTGGGCCATCGCCGAGGGCCGTTCGGTGGCCGGCGCCGTCGACGCCCACCTCACCGGCGCCTCCGACCTCCCGTCTCCGGTGCACCCCACCGCGTTGCCGCTGGCCACGGTGTAG
- the gltB gene encoding glutamate synthase large subunit produces MVFSAFPAAQGLYDPAAEHDSCGVAMVADVQGRRSHGIVADALTALANLDHRGAAGAEPTSGDGAGLLLQLPDELLRSCPEFELPEPDEAGRARYAAGIGFLPVDSERRAEAVSLVERLATEEGLRVLGWREVPITPERAGVGTTALECMPHFLMLLVEGLAGEAGLELDRLAFCLRKRAERESARAGAELYFASLSARTLVYKGMLTTEQLPLFFADLTDERLASAIAVVHSRFSTNTFPSWPLAHPFRYMAHNGEINTIRGNRNRMRAREALLESDVLPGDLSRLYPICAEDGSDSASFDEVLELLHLGGRSLPHAVLMMIPEAWENHAEMDPKRKAFYRFHAGLMEPWDGPACVTFTDGSLVGAVLDRNGLRPARWWRTADDRVVLASESGVLNLKPEEIVAKGRLQPGRMFLIDTEQGRVVDDDEIKTALAEQHAYEEWLHAGRLNLGQLADREHVVQSHESVVRRQLTFGYTEEELALLLVPMASGGGEPLGSMGSDTPQAALSQRSRLLYDYFVQHFAQVTNPPLDAIREEIVTSVARVMGPEQNLLEPVAASCRHVVLPTPVIDNDELAKLIHINSDGDLPGFSCTVLSGLYEADGGGEALADAVEQVRQEASEAISAGARVLVLSDRDSDHRMAPIPSLLLVSAVHHHLVRTKERLKVALVVESGDAREVHHIAALLGFGAAAVNPYLAFETIEDMIATGQITGIRPRVAIRNYVQALVKGVLKVMSKMGISTVGAYTAAQIFESVGLSKELVAEYFTGTGTQLGGVELGVLAEEVAQRHRRAYPDNPTDRAHRRLDVGGEYSYRREGELHLFSPEMVFLLQHATKTRKVEAYRKYTDECDRLAREGGTLRGMFELSSGRDPIALDEVEPISEIMKRFATGGMSYGAISAEAHETLAIAMNRIGGRSNSGEGGEDADRLYDDERRSGIKQVASGRFGVTSEYLVNATDVQIKMAQGAKPGEGGQLPAHKVYPWIAKTRHSTPGVGLISPPPHHDIYSIEDLAQLIHDLKNANDRARVHVKLVSSVGVGTVAAGVSKAHADVVLISGHDGGTGAAALTSLKHAGTPWEIGLAETQQTLLLNGLRDRITVQVDGGMKTGRDVVIAALLGAEEYGFATAPLVVEGCVMMRVCHLDTCPVGVATQNPELRERYTGQVEHVVNFFEFVGEEVREHLARLGFRTLDEAIGQVSALRTDEAVEHWKTTGLDLTPVFAEPETPYSAVRRRVREQDHGLEHALDRTVIQLAEASLEDAHPVRLRLPVRNVNRTVGTLLGAEVTRRFGGDGLPDDTIHVELEGSAGQSLGAFLPPGVTLEMIGDANDYVGKGLSGGRVVVRPDPDSVFAAEDQVIAGNVIGYGATGGELFLRGQVGERFCVRNSGATAVAEGAGDHAFEYMTGGRAVVLGRTGRNVAAGMSGGIAYVLDLDPVRVNTAMVDVQQPTPKDLRWLHDIVRRHHEFTGSTVAASLLGDWTRRSAAFTKIMPRDYARVLEAMRLARSEGRDVEAAIMEASRG; encoded by the coding sequence GTGGTCTTCTCTGCCTTTCCCGCCGCCCAGGGTCTGTACGACCCCGCTGCCGAGCACGATTCCTGCGGCGTCGCGATGGTGGCCGACGTCCAGGGCCGCCGTTCGCACGGCATCGTTGCCGACGCGTTGACCGCACTGGCGAATCTTGATCATCGTGGGGCCGCGGGTGCGGAACCGACCAGCGGTGACGGTGCGGGCCTGCTGTTGCAGTTGCCGGACGAGCTGCTGCGTTCCTGTCCGGAGTTCGAACTGCCCGAGCCGGATGAGGCGGGGCGTGCGCGCTACGCGGCCGGGATCGGATTCCTCCCGGTGGATTCCGAGCGCCGCGCCGAGGCGGTGTCGCTGGTCGAGCGCCTCGCCACCGAGGAGGGCCTGCGCGTGCTGGGCTGGCGGGAAGTGCCGATCACGCCGGAGCGGGCCGGGGTCGGCACGACCGCGCTGGAGTGCATGCCGCACTTCCTGATGCTGCTGGTCGAGGGACTCGCGGGCGAGGCCGGGCTGGAACTGGACCGCTTGGCGTTCTGCCTGCGCAAGCGAGCCGAGCGGGAATCGGCCCGCGCCGGCGCCGAGCTGTACTTCGCGTCGCTGTCGGCGCGCACCCTGGTCTACAAGGGAATGTTGACCACCGAGCAGCTGCCGCTGTTCTTCGCGGACCTCACCGATGAGCGGTTGGCCTCGGCGATCGCGGTGGTGCACAGCCGGTTCTCCACGAACACTTTCCCGTCGTGGCCGCTGGCGCACCCATTCCGCTACATGGCGCACAACGGCGAGATCAACACGATTCGCGGGAACCGGAACCGGATGCGCGCACGCGAGGCGCTGCTGGAATCCGATGTGCTGCCCGGCGACCTGTCCCGGCTGTACCCGATCTGCGCGGAGGACGGCTCGGACTCGGCCTCCTTCGACGAGGTGCTGGAGCTGCTGCACCTGGGCGGGCGCAGCCTGCCGCACGCGGTGCTGATGATGATCCCGGAGGCGTGGGAGAACCACGCCGAGATGGACCCGAAGCGCAAGGCGTTCTACCGGTTCCACGCGGGCCTGATGGAGCCGTGGGACGGCCCCGCCTGCGTCACCTTCACCGATGGTTCGCTGGTGGGCGCGGTGCTGGACCGCAACGGGCTGCGCCCGGCGCGCTGGTGGCGCACCGCCGACGACCGCGTGGTGCTGGCCAGCGAGTCCGGGGTGCTGAACCTGAAGCCGGAGGAGATCGTGGCGAAGGGCCGGCTGCAGCCGGGCCGGATGTTCCTGATCGACACCGAGCAGGGCCGCGTCGTCGACGACGACGAGATCAAGACGGCGCTGGCCGAGCAGCACGCATACGAGGAGTGGCTGCACGCGGGCCGGTTGAACCTGGGGCAGCTGGCCGACCGCGAGCACGTGGTGCAGAGCCACGAGTCGGTGGTGCGCCGCCAGCTGACCTTCGGCTACACCGAGGAGGAGCTGGCGCTGCTGCTGGTGCCGATGGCCTCCGGTGGTGGGGAGCCGCTGGGTTCGATGGGTTCGGACACCCCGCAGGCCGCGCTCTCGCAGCGGTCCCGGCTGCTCTACGACTACTTCGTGCAGCACTTCGCGCAGGTCACGAACCCGCCGCTGGACGCGATCCGGGAGGAGATCGTGACGTCGGTGGCGCGCGTGATGGGGCCGGAGCAGAACCTGCTGGAGCCCGTCGCCGCGTCCTGCCGCCACGTCGTGCTGCCCACGCCGGTGATCGACAACGATGAGTTGGCGAAGCTCATCCACATCAACTCCGACGGTGATCTGCCCGGTTTCTCCTGCACCGTGCTCTCCGGCCTGTACGAGGCCGACGGTGGCGGTGAGGCGCTGGCCGACGCCGTCGAACAGGTGCGCCAGGAGGCTTCCGAGGCGATCAGTGCGGGCGCACGGGTACTAGTGCTCTCCGATCGGGACTCCGATCACCGGATGGCGCCGATCCCGTCGTTGCTGTTGGTCTCCGCGGTGCACCACCACTTGGTGCGGACGAAGGAGCGGTTGAAGGTCGCGCTGGTCGTGGAGAGCGGCGACGCCCGCGAGGTGCACCACATCGCCGCGCTGCTCGGGTTCGGCGCCGCCGCGGTCAACCCGTACCTGGCCTTCGAGACGATCGAGGACATGATCGCGACCGGCCAGATCACCGGGATCCGGCCGCGGGTGGCGATCCGCAACTACGTGCAGGCACTGGTCAAGGGCGTGCTGAAGGTGATGTCGAAGATGGGCATCTCCACCGTCGGCGCCTACACGGCCGCGCAGATCTTCGAGTCCGTCGGGTTGTCGAAGGAACTGGTCGCCGAGTACTTCACCGGCACCGGAACCCAGCTCGGCGGCGTGGAACTCGGCGTGCTGGCCGAGGAGGTCGCGCAGCGGCACCGCCGCGCCTACCCGGACAACCCGACCGACCGGGCGCACCGCAGGCTGGACGTCGGCGGCGAGTACTCCTACCGGCGCGAAGGCGAGCTGCACCTGTTCTCCCCGGAGATGGTGTTCCTGCTCCAGCACGCCACGAAGACCCGCAAGGTCGAGGCGTACCGCAAGTACACCGACGAGTGCGATCGGCTGGCCCGCGAGGGCGGCACGTTGCGCGGCATGTTCGAGCTCAGCAGCGGCCGGGACCCGATCGCCCTCGACGAGGTCGAACCGATCTCGGAGATCATGAAGCGGTTCGCCACCGGTGGCATGAGCTACGGCGCGATCTCCGCGGAGGCGCACGAGACGCTGGCCATCGCGATGAACCGCATCGGCGGCCGCTCCAACTCCGGTGAGGGCGGCGAGGACGCCGACCGGCTCTACGACGACGAGCGCCGCTCCGGCATCAAGCAGGTCGCCTCCGGCCGGTTCGGCGTGACCAGCGAGTATCTGGTCAACGCGACCGATGTGCAGATCAAGATGGCGCAGGGCGCGAAGCCCGGTGAGGGCGGTCAGCTGCCCGCGCACAAGGTGTACCCGTGGATCGCGAAGACGCGGCATTCCACGCCGGGCGTCGGGTTGATCTCGCCGCCGCCGCACCACGACATCTACTCGATCGAGGACCTGGCGCAGCTCATCCACGACCTGAAGAACGCCAACGACCGGGCGCGGGTGCACGTGAAGCTGGTCAGTTCGGTCGGCGTGGGCACGGTCGCGGCGGGTGTGAGCAAGGCGCACGCCGACGTGGTGCTCATTTCCGGGCACGACGGCGGCACCGGTGCGGCCGCGTTGACCTCGCTCAAGCACGCGGGCACGCCGTGGGAGATCGGGCTGGCCGAGACGCAGCAGACGTTGCTGCTCAACGGCCTGCGGGATCGGATCACGGTGCAGGTCGACGGTGGCATGAAGACGGGCCGCGACGTGGTGATCGCGGCGCTGCTGGGCGCGGAGGAGTACGGCTTCGCCACCGCGCCGCTGGTCGTCGAGGGCTGCGTGATGATGCGCGTCTGCCACCTCGACACCTGCCCGGTGGGCGTGGCCACCCAGAACCCGGAGCTGCGCGAGCGCTACACGGGTCAGGTCGAGCACGTGGTGAACTTCTTCGAGTTCGTCGGCGAGGAGGTCCGCGAGCACTTGGCGCGGCTCGGTTTCCGCACCTTGGACGAGGCGATCGGCCAGGTGAGCGCGCTGCGCACCGACGAGGCCGTGGAGCACTGGAAGACGACCGGCCTGGACCTGACACCTGTGTTCGCCGAACCGGAGACGCCGTATTCGGCGGTGCGCCGCCGGGTGCGCGAGCAGGACCACGGGCTCGAGCACGCTTTGGACCGCACGGTGATCCAGCTGGCGGAGGCGTCGCTGGAGGACGCGCATCCGGTGCGGCTGCGGCTGCCGGTGCGCAACGTGAACCGGACCGTCGGCACCTTGCTGGGCGCGGAGGTCACCCGCCGTTTCGGCGGCGACGGTTTGCCGGACGACACGATCCACGTGGAGCTGGAGGGTTCCGCTGGGCAGTCGCTGGGCGCTTTCCTGCCGCCGGGCGTGACGCTGGAGATGATCGGCGACGCGAACGACTACGTCGGCAAGGGCCTGTCCGGCGGCCGCGTGGTGGTGCGTCCCGATCCGGATTCGGTGTTCGCCGCGGAGGACCAGGTGATCGCGGGCAACGTGATCGGCTACGGCGCCACCGGGGGCGAGCTTTTCCTGCGCGGGCAGGTCGGTGAGCGGTTCTGCGTGCGGAACTCGGGTGCGACGGCCGTCGCCGAGGGCGCTGGGGACCACGCGTTCGAGTACATGACGGGTGGTCGTGCCGTGGTGCTCGGCCGTACCGGGCGCAACGTCGCGGCGGGCATGTCCGGCGGCATCGCTTACGTGCTGGATCTCGATCCGGTGCGGGTGAACACGGCGATGGTCGACGTGCAGCAGCCCACGCCGAAGGACCTGCGGTGGCTGCACGACATCGTGCGGCGCCACCACGAGTTCACCGGTTCCACGGTGGCGGCTTCGCTGCTGGGGGACTGGACTCGGCGGTCGGCCGCGTTCACGAAGATCATGCCGCGCGACTACGCGCGGGTGCTGGAGGCGATGCGACTGGCCCGCTCCGAGGGCCGCGACGTCGAAGCGGCGATCATGGAGGCGTCCCGTGGCTGA
- a CDS encoding YdcF family protein yields MVVPTDVQDDVRTLWDFHDLRHELRRCDVGVGLGGHDLGVATRTAELYHQGWFPRIVFTGANAPTTVARFPRGEAVHFQEHALELGVPADAITIETAATNTGENIDFTRALLAERGLLHAQVMLISRPYQQRRAHATAQKRWPEAEVRCAATEQPLAEYVASIGDPARVINMLVGDTQRITRYAELGFAAPQPVPTEVHAAYLRLVDAGYTARLVRD; encoded by the coding sequence ATGGTGGTGCCGACCGATGTCCAGGACGACGTGCGGACGTTGTGGGACTTCCACGATCTGCGCCACGAGCTGCGGCGGTGCGACGTGGGCGTGGGGCTCGGCGGCCACGACCTCGGGGTGGCGACGCGCACCGCCGAGCTGTACCACCAGGGCTGGTTCCCGCGGATCGTGTTCACCGGCGCCAACGCGCCCACCACCGTCGCGCGGTTCCCGCGCGGTGAGGCGGTGCACTTCCAGGAGCACGCGCTGGAGCTCGGCGTGCCCGCGGATGCCATCACGATCGAGACGGCGGCCACGAACACCGGGGAGAACATCGACTTCACCCGCGCGCTGCTGGCCGAGCGGGGACTGCTGCACGCTCAGGTCATGTTGATCTCCCGGCCCTACCAGCAGCGCCGTGCTCACGCGACGGCGCAGAAGCGGTGGCCGGAGGCCGAAGTCCGCTGCGCGGCGACGGAGCAGCCGTTGGCGGAGTACGTGGCGAGCATCGGCGACCCCGCCCGCGTGATCAACATGCTGGTGGGTGACACGCAGCGCATCACCCGCTACGCCGAACTCGGCTTCGCCGCGCCACAACCCGTGCCCACCGAGGTGCACGCCGCCTATCTGCGGCTCGTCGACGCGGGTTACACCGCGCGCCTCGTCCGGGATTGA
- a CDS encoding fumarylacetoacetate hydrolase family protein produces MRLVRYQAASGPQSGALVGGVLHPLPEPTAEVPIGDPIGSPETLLVPVRPGTVFGLASRVDAEGAALPPAMFLKAVGSVAGPGDPIPLPADIGLVEAAAELAVVVGAPMWRADPELVLTRVLGYTIALDVTAREAQRRDPLWTEAKSRRGFTPLGPWVETRFDAADAAITLRRNGDQVAAGTTATLRIPEILSHLSTLVELSAGDVVLTGAPGTTCPIEPGDAITAEIEGIGELTCPVVTA; encoded by the coding sequence ATGAGACTGGTGCGTTACCAAGCCGCGTCCGGCCCTCAATCCGGGGCGCTGGTGGGCGGGGTGCTGCACCCGCTGCCGGAGCCCACCGCGGAGGTGCCGATCGGCGACCCCATCGGCAGCCCGGAGACGTTGCTGGTGCCGGTGCGGCCGGGCACCGTGTTCGGCTTGGCGAGCCGTGTCGACGCCGAAGGCGCGGCGCTGCCACCGGCGATGTTCTTGAAGGCCGTCGGCAGCGTGGCGGGGCCGGGCGATCCGATTCCGCTGCCTGCGGACATCGGCCTGGTGGAGGCCGCGGCCGAACTGGCGGTGGTCGTGGGTGCGCCGATGTGGCGGGCGGACCCGGAGCTGGTGCTCACCCGCGTGCTCGGTTACACGATCGCGCTCGACGTCACGGCCCGCGAAGCGCAGCGGCGCGATCCGCTGTGGACGGAGGCGAAGAGCAGGCGCGGCTTCACCCCGCTCGGCCCCTGGGTGGAGACGCGGTTCGACGCCGCCGACGCGGCGATCACGTTGCGCCGCAACGGTGATCAGGTCGCTGCCGGGACCACGGCGACCCTGCGCATTCCCGAGATCCTGTCCCACCTGTCCACGTTGGTCGAGCTGAGCGCGGGCGACGTCGTGCTCACCGGAGCCCCCGGCACGACCTGCCCGATCGAACCGGGTGACGCGATCACCGCCGAGATCGAGGGCATCGGTGAACTCACCTGCCCGGTGGTGACCGCCTGA
- a CDS encoding ABC transporter substrate-binding protein: protein MAANSGAFARGVAACHRTRRAHVAHRPDHEDVMLGFRRLPALLLAVLALLFAGTSCATRTPSPAPAAPVEDPAAAFPAQITIEGQEPVTLPQQPKQIVSLSPTATESLYAIGAGEQVKATDQFSTFPPYAPRTDLNGLAGDAAVVAGHDPDLVIAPEGAGELVEGLHELEIPVLITPAAASLDEAYEQIETLGQATGHSRQAHDVTRRMRDDINKIVADTPKPPEPLSYFHEVSPDFYTATSQSFVGGVYGLFGLTNIADEAGGADNDFPQLSQERIVQADPDLIFLSDVKCCGVSPQSTADRPGWDTLTAVRENRVVALDDDVASRWGPRVVDLVRAVSDTITRTQRP from the coding sequence GTGGCAGCGAATTCCGGTGCGTTCGCGCGCGGCGTCGCCGCCTGCCACCGCACCCGGCGCGCACACGTAGCGCACCGGCCCGACCACGAGGACGTCATGCTCGGGTTCCGCCGCCTTCCCGCCCTCCTGCTGGCCGTGCTGGCCCTGCTGTTCGCCGGTACCTCGTGCGCCACGCGCACACCGTCGCCCGCGCCCGCTGCCCCGGTCGAAGATCCGGCCGCCGCGTTCCCCGCGCAGATCACCATCGAGGGCCAGGAACCGGTGACGCTGCCCCAGCAGCCCAAGCAGATCGTGTCGCTGAGCCCCACCGCCACCGAATCGCTGTACGCCATCGGCGCGGGCGAGCAGGTCAAGGCCACCGACCAGTTCTCCACGTTCCCGCCGTACGCCCCGCGCACCGACCTCAACGGCCTCGCCGGCGACGCCGCCGTCGTCGCCGGCCACGACCCGGACCTCGTCATCGCCCCCGAAGGCGCGGGCGAGCTCGTCGAAGGGCTGCACGAGCTGGAGATCCCGGTGCTGATCACACCGGCTGCGGCCTCCCTCGACGAGGCGTACGAGCAGATCGAGACGCTGGGCCAGGCCACCGGGCACAGCAGGCAGGCCCACGACGTGACGCGGCGGATGCGCGACGACATCAACAAGATCGTCGCCGACACCCCGAAGCCCCCGGAGCCGCTGAGCTACTTCCACGAGGTCAGCCCCGACTTCTACACCGCCACCTCGCAGAGCTTCGTCGGCGGCGTCTACGGGCTGTTCGGCCTCACCAACATCGCCGACGAGGCGGGCGGCGCGGACAACGATTTCCCGCAGCTGTCCCAGGAACGCATCGTGCAGGCCGACCCCGACCTGATCTTCCTGTCGGACGTGAAGTGCTGCGGCGTCAGCCCGCAATCCACCGCCGACCGCCCCGGCTGGGACACACTCACCGCCGTGCGGGAGAACCGGGTCGTCGCGCTCGACGACGACGTGGCCAGCCGCTGGGGACCGCGCGTGGTCGACTTGGTGCGCGCGGTAAGCGACACCATCACCCGCACCCAGCGCCCCTGA